One window of the Chitinophaga niabensis genome contains the following:
- a CDS encoding AraC family transcriptional regulator, whose translation MKFYQNIINNYLEVLKTPINIRLLYLPVQPNFKHPAEGVMYQEILPDQRLQDYIYCYWQLRTKHPLADPFHYRVIADGCMDVYFELEQPDQSFVMGFSNSFVEFELARTFNYVGVRFFPSMFPQLYKISAAELSNRAASLDEVLPDLAKFIADSFSDTFSPANLKALLDEHFLRHVANIRIDADSRLYESIHLILQNGGTVSIEKELPQGISVRQLRRLFEFYIGDTPKEFSRIVRFQKTLQAPEDYLNSGYYDQAHFIKEFKNLYGLTPGKALLK comes from the coding sequence GTGAAATTTTATCAGAATATTATAAATAACTATCTTGAAGTACTGAAAACACCGATTAACATAAGATTACTTTATCTGCCTGTACAGCCCAATTTCAAACATCCTGCCGAAGGGGTGATGTACCAGGAGATCCTTCCTGACCAAAGGTTACAGGACTATATTTACTGTTATTGGCAACTGCGCACCAAACATCCTTTGGCAGACCCCTTCCATTACAGGGTTATCGCAGACGGCTGTATGGATGTTTATTTTGAGCTGGAACAACCGGATCAGAGCTTTGTGATGGGCTTCTCGAATTCCTTTGTGGAGTTTGAGCTGGCAAGGACTTTCAACTACGTGGGCGTACGGTTCTTTCCCAGTATGTTCCCGCAGCTGTATAAGATCAGCGCGGCTGAATTAAGCAACCGGGCAGCATCCCTGGATGAGGTGTTGCCGGATCTGGCCAAGTTCATAGCGGATTCCTTTTCCGATACCTTTTCCCCGGCAAACCTGAAAGCCTTGCTGGATGAACATTTCCTCCGGCATGTTGCAAACATCCGTATTGATGCAGATAGCCGTTTGTATGAATCCATTCACCTTATCCTGCAGAACGGGGGAACGGTAAGTATAGAGAAGGAGTTGCCACAGGGCATCAGCGTCCGGCAGTTGCGGCGGTTGTTTGAATTCTATATCGGGGATACGCCGAAGGAGTTTTCCCGGATCGTAAGGTTCCAGAAAACCTTGCAGGCGCCGGAAGATTACCTGAACTCAGGGTATTACGATCAGGCCCATTTTATCAAAGAGTTCAAAAACCTTTATGGCCTTACACCCGGCAAGGCCCTGCTGAAGTAA
- a CDS encoding VOC family protein: protein MKRLLLLLIFSLFITNIYAQMKLNAGIVTSKIAESKKFYTEVLGFGVIFENDFYLLLHTPNKQAELSFLLPEHASQQPLFRTPFAGKGVYLTIEVDNVNEVYEKMKAKKVDIKIAIRDEPWGDRHFAIQDPNGVGIDIVTYKAVPL, encoded by the coding sequence ATGAAACGCTTACTCTTATTGCTGATCTTCTCTTTATTCATCACTAATATTTATGCACAAATGAAACTCAATGCAGGGATCGTAACGTCTAAGATCGCGGAAAGTAAAAAGTTCTATACGGAAGTGCTGGGCTTTGGCGTAATCTTTGAAAACGACTTCTACCTATTACTCCATACACCAAATAAGCAGGCAGAACTCAGTTTCCTGCTGCCGGAGCATGCTTCCCAGCAACCCCTGTTCCGGACTCCCTTTGCCGGTAAAGGTGTTTACCTGACCATAGAGGTGGATAACGTGAACGAGGTGTACGAAAAAATGAAAGCCAAAAAAGTGGATATTAAAATAGCTATCAGGGATGAACCCTGGGGCGACCGTCACTTTGCCATCCAGGACCCCAACGGGGTGGGTATAGATATCGTTACCTACAAAGCGGTACCTTTATAA
- a CDS encoding S41 family peptidase, with protein sequence MKGIILIIILSTSFAQAQQTIIEKTAQLIKAHYVSEEKGAKIAAHLLQQYKAGTFNTKPLDSVVTAVLQNFSHDGHLYLFYDTTIRREEEGNEDMFYYGPKAKEDNYGFREVKILDGNIGYIKLSGINISDKSLPLLYAAMRFVSNTKALIIDLQYNGGGGSNIGSVLESYFLPKNTPLLEFKSRTGGVEVEKTVSWLTEEKYNKPLYILVNGRTASAAEAFAFVLQARKRAKIVGQTSAGGANMNQFYRVNNEYYVSVSIAAPSLPGTDSSWEQKGIQPDHVTKPGEEIKVIRELIAADKTVTATGRTFTSSDKTATTTLDSR encoded by the coding sequence ATGAAAGGCATTATACTGATCATCATATTGAGCACCAGTTTTGCTCAGGCCCAGCAAACGATCATAGAAAAAACAGCGCAGCTGATCAAAGCGCACTATGTATCGGAAGAAAAAGGTGCAAAGATCGCCGCGCACCTGTTGCAGCAATACAAAGCAGGTACTTTCAACACTAAACCCCTGGACTCCGTAGTCACCGCCGTATTGCAAAATTTCAGCCACGATGGGCATCTCTATCTTTTCTATGATACAACAATCCGCCGGGAAGAAGAAGGTAACGAAGACATGTTCTACTATGGACCAAAAGCCAAAGAAGATAATTACGGCTTCCGGGAAGTGAAGATCCTGGATGGCAACATTGGTTATATTAAACTCTCCGGGATCAATATCTCCGATAAAAGCCTGCCCTTACTCTATGCCGCCATGCGGTTTGTATCCAATACAAAAGCCCTTATTATAGACCTTCAATACAATGGTGGCGGTGGCAGTAATATCGGTTCTGTGCTGGAAAGTTACTTCCTTCCAAAGAACACCCCACTGCTGGAATTCAAAAGCAGGACCGGCGGTGTGGAAGTAGAAAAAACAGTTAGCTGGCTGACAGAAGAGAAGTACAATAAACCCTTATACATCCTGGTGAATGGCAGAACAGCATCTGCCGCAGAAGCCTTCGCCTTTGTATTACAAGCCCGTAAAAGAGCGAAGATAGTTGGCCAGACCTCTGCAGGCGGGGCCAATATGAATCAATTCTACCGTGTGAATAATGAATACTACGTGTCTGTTTCCATTGCAGCACCTTCATTGCCGGGAACGGATAGTTCCTGGGAGCAGAAGGGTATTCAGCCAGATCATGTAACCAAGCCGGGAGAAGAGATTAAAGTGATCAGGGAACTTATTGCCGCTGATAAGACTGTAACTGCAACAGGCAGAACATTTACTTCTTCTGATAAAACAGCAACCACAACATTAGATAGCCGTTAG
- a CDS encoding helix-turn-helix domain-containing protein: protein MLKLERSQYLGTNVHNFSTGGLTVSETIYRQKVFEGWHYHENHHITLILRGGNREQRKQQEIMAAPGAVLRYNEGELHRNMHTQHPSRNINLEIEGDFLTRHQLQFTDLQHSPGLRLSVLKIYRESKLADTCSQASIETSLLQLFSNKTSQHTPPWITRLSDLLHDRWNESFSLNELSAQLNIHPVTISKYFPRYFGCTLGEYLRKLRVEKAVDLMQQGDMSLTELAYHCGFFDQSHFIRAFKTYTGFRPKEWANYIQF from the coding sequence ATGCTGAAGCTGGAAAGATCACAATACCTGGGTACTAATGTGCATAATTTTAGCACAGGAGGCCTCACAGTGAGTGAAACCATCTACCGGCAAAAGGTATTTGAGGGCTGGCATTACCATGAAAACCACCATATTACGCTGATCCTCAGGGGTGGTAACCGGGAACAAAGGAAACAACAGGAGATCATGGCCGCTCCGGGGGCTGTTTTACGTTATAACGAAGGGGAATTACACCGGAACATGCATACCCAACACCCTTCCCGGAATATCAATCTTGAAATTGAAGGGGATTTTCTAACCCGGCACCAATTACAATTCACTGATCTGCAACACTCCCCGGGCCTCAGACTCTCTGTTCTGAAGATCTACCGGGAAAGCAAACTGGCGGACACCTGCAGCCAGGCCTCCATCGAAACTTCCCTCCTGCAGTTGTTCAGCAACAAAACATCCCAACACACCCCGCCCTGGATAACGCGGCTAAGTGACCTGCTGCACGATCGATGGAATGAATCATTTTCTTTAAATGAACTATCTGCCCAGCTCAATATTCACCCGGTAACCATCTCCAAATACTTCCCCCGTTACTTTGGCTGCACATTGGGAGAATACCTGCGTAAACTGAGAGTAGAAAAAGCAGTGGACCTCATGCAGCAGGGTGACATGTCCCTTACGGAACTGGCTTATCATTGCGGCTTTTTTGACCAAAGCCATTTTATCAGGGCATTCAAAACCTACACCGGCTTCCGGCCAAAAGAATGGGCTAATTACATACAATTTTAA
- a CDS encoding DUF1772 domain-containing protein yields MKTLTRYIALIASGLLAGSFFYGYVNLVPAFYEVPVNIHLIFRVQLMNHNGITVQTLMGFSIIAPLVYAYLFRSKFAFVAAGLALTSLLVTRFGNVPINQLMRTWPPDAPPANWQDILHTWDNFNLLRTVAGIGCFISMLIADRTQ; encoded by the coding sequence ATGAAAACGCTTACAAGGTACATCGCATTAATAGCAAGCGGATTGCTGGCCGGGTCTTTCTTTTATGGTTATGTGAACCTGGTACCTGCTTTTTATGAAGTGCCTGTGAATATCCATCTCATTTTCCGGGTACAGCTCATGAACCATAATGGCATTACGGTACAGACGCTGATGGGTTTTTCCATTATTGCACCTTTGGTGTATGCATACCTGTTCCGGAGTAAGTTTGCGTTTGTTGCGGCTGGCCTTGCATTGACTTCCTTACTGGTAACAAGGTTCGGGAATGTGCCTATCAATCAGCTGATGAGAACCTGGCCGCCGGATGCGCCTCCTGCAAACTGGCAGGATATACTGCACACCTGGGATAACTTTAACCTCCTGCGTACTGTTGCCGGCATAGGATGTTTTATTTCAATGCTGATCGCAGACCGTACTCAGTAA
- a CDS encoding GlxA family transcriptional regulator, which translates to MKTLTILVPEGQDNLTSVVGAYKFFTKANAYYKKEVFKVQLAGVTDVVDLYDGLFAIRPQIHIRDIEKTDLIIIPALAHNNIPGVMARNKEAIDWIKQQHKLGAEIASICTGAFLLASTGLLKGKVCSTHWNAAGKFAELFPDVDLQTDKIITDEQGIYTNGGAFSFMNLLLYLIEKYYDRATAVFCAKVFQVDIDRSSQSPFTIFNGQKDHADEEIRKAQTYLESNLSDKISMDELASSLAISRRNFDRRFIKATGNTPIEYQQRVKIELAKKSLESGRKTINEVMYEVGYADTKAFRDLFKKITGLAPIDYRNKYNKDAAVNENY; encoded by the coding sequence ATGAAAACGCTCACCATCTTAGTACCCGAAGGACAGGATAACTTAACCAGCGTAGTAGGGGCTTATAAGTTTTTCACCAAGGCAAATGCCTATTATAAAAAAGAAGTATTCAAAGTACAGCTCGCAGGCGTCACGGATGTGGTAGACCTCTATGATGGTTTATTCGCCATCCGCCCACAGATCCATATCCGGGATATTGAAAAAACAGACCTGATCATTATACCTGCACTCGCCCATAACAATATCCCCGGCGTAATGGCCAGGAATAAGGAAGCCATTGACTGGATAAAGCAACAACACAAACTGGGTGCAGAAATAGCAAGCATCTGCACAGGCGCTTTCCTGCTTGCCTCCACTGGGTTACTGAAAGGTAAGGTTTGCTCCACCCATTGGAATGCAGCCGGCAAATTTGCAGAACTCTTCCCGGATGTAGATCTGCAAACGGATAAAATAATCACAGACGAACAGGGGATTTATACCAACGGGGGCGCTTTTTCTTTCATGAACCTGCTCTTATACCTCATCGAAAAGTATTACGACAGGGCAACTGCTGTATTCTGTGCAAAAGTGTTCCAGGTAGATATAGACCGTAGCAGCCAATCCCCTTTCACCATTTTCAACGGGCAGAAAGATCATGCGGATGAAGAGATCCGCAAAGCGCAGACTTACCTGGAAAGTAATCTCTCCGATAAGATCTCCATGGACGAACTGGCCAGCAGTCTTGCTATCAGCAGGCGCAACTTCGACCGCCGTTTCATCAAAGCAACCGGTAATACGCCCATTGAATACCAGCAAAGGGTGAAGATAGAACTTGCGAAAAAATCACTGGAATCCGGCCGTAAAACCATCAATGAAGTAATGTATGAAGTGGGTTATGCGGATACCAAAGCATTCCGCGACCTCTTTAAAAAGATCACCGGCCTGGCGCCCATCGATTACAGGAATAAGTATAACAAAGATGCAGCGGTGAATGAAAATTACTGA
- a CDS encoding DUF3095 domain-containing protein — MSDNNEQFYSRLPVNRIALSDLLTEDHLFYNVPENWHVIITDIKNSTSAIQNGLHQNVNLIATGSIVAVLNISYKANITIPFFFGGDGATFIVPPAVVDTAMRALQLYRKNILRDFNLELRAGTVPVKAIYALGHELKVTKFSSSGNFAIPVILGDGLNYAEKVIKGEDYQLGELEAPDHELDLTGMMCRWDKIKPPEINFEVVTLLAIAAEGTKQSTAYKKVISAIDEIYGMPQKRQPISVAKLKLKSTYAAIRQEMRMKSGNVKMFKLIQDWFTALLGFIYFRTQNGKNYLNRLVEMSDTLVVDGKINTVITGMAQQRLLLQDALNALEEAGEIRYALYVSSESVMSCYVRDLKDDHIHFVDGAEGGYTKAAGVLKLKMKKV; from the coding sequence ATGTCTGATAACAACGAACAGTTCTATTCCAGGTTGCCGGTAAACCGCATTGCACTCAGTGATCTTTTAACTGAGGACCATTTATTTTATAATGTGCCGGAGAACTGGCATGTTATCATCACAGACATTAAAAACTCCACTTCAGCCATACAGAACGGGCTGCATCAAAACGTTAACCTGATTGCCACAGGAAGTATTGTGGCTGTACTCAACATCAGTTATAAGGCAAATATCACCATCCCTTTCTTCTTTGGAGGGGATGGGGCTACTTTCATTGTACCACCTGCTGTTGTAGATACTGCTATGCGGGCATTGCAGTTGTACCGGAAGAACATACTCCGGGATTTTAATCTTGAATTACGTGCAGGCACCGTGCCGGTTAAAGCCATTTATGCTTTAGGGCATGAACTGAAAGTAACAAAGTTCAGCAGCTCAGGGAACTTTGCCATCCCTGTTATATTAGGCGATGGCCTGAACTATGCAGAGAAAGTGATAAAGGGAGAAGATTACCAGTTGGGTGAACTGGAGGCGCCTGATCATGAGCTGGACCTTACGGGTATGATGTGCAGGTGGGATAAGATCAAACCACCTGAAATCAATTTTGAAGTTGTGACCTTACTGGCTATTGCGGCAGAGGGAACTAAACAATCCACGGCTTATAAAAAAGTGATCTCAGCTATTGATGAGATCTATGGCATGCCACAGAAAAGGCAACCCATATCAGTTGCAAAGCTTAAACTGAAATCCACTTATGCAGCTATCAGGCAGGAAATGCGGATGAAGTCCGGCAATGTGAAGATGTTTAAGCTGATACAGGATTGGTTCACGGCTTTGCTGGGGTTCATTTACTTCCGGACGCAGAATGGAAAGAATTACCTGAACCGTTTGGTAGAGATGTCTGATACATTGGTAGTGGACGGTAAGATCAATACGGTGATAACCGGTATGGCGCAGCAGCGTTTGCTTTTGCAGGATGCGTTAAATGCATTGGAGGAGGCCGGAGAGATCAGGTATGCGTTATATGTCAGCAGTGAGTCTGTAATGTCCTGTTACGTGCGTGATCTGAAAGATGATCATATTCATTTTGTGGACGGGGCAGAAGGCGGTTATACGAAAGCGGCGGGTGTGCTGAAACTGAAGATGAAGAAAGTATAA
- a CDS encoding MFS transporter, which produces MKKSIYIMALGAFGIITTEFGVIGIMPTIAKEFAVSIDTAGWLLSGFALTIALTGPFSVMLTSKINRKLMMCLVLGIFVLSNIMSALAPNFTVLMIARILPAFLHPVFWAVATVAASKQVEPKDAPKAVSVVLGGLSVAAVLGVPITTYVAELYNWQASFYLSGLINLIAFAGLVAYIPSMPVKENVTPENQLKILGKPQLWVNLVATLIMIAGMFATFGYLAEFLGKISHMSGGHISLMLLLFGTTGIVGNWLTGIALSKNVILTTRVFLLSLVAVHLLAYAFGGLFVPMAIIISIWGFIHTGGFLIGQTRSTSEAPEATELAASLMVSFGNAGVTLGSLLGGFMIIHYGIQQVIWISIVLFAVAFGLTFVKVRKLVTQEVEEETTEEAELEEEPVLELARD; this is translated from the coding sequence ATGAAGAAGTCGATCTATATTATGGCGCTTGGCGCATTTGGTATTATTACCACAGAATTTGGCGTGATAGGAATTATGCCAACCATCGCCAAAGAGTTTGCTGTTTCTATTGATACAGCGGGATGGCTGCTGAGCGGCTTTGCTTTAACGATTGCATTAACGGGGCCCTTTTCCGTAATGCTCACATCAAAGATCAACCGTAAGCTGATGATGTGCCTGGTGCTGGGCATCTTTGTGTTATCCAATATCATGTCTGCCCTCGCACCTAATTTCACGGTGTTGATGATTGCACGGATCTTACCTGCATTCCTGCATCCTGTTTTCTGGGCAGTAGCTACCGTGGCGGCCTCTAAACAGGTAGAGCCGAAAGACGCCCCCAAAGCAGTGTCTGTTGTGTTAGGCGGATTGAGTGTAGCTGCTGTGTTAGGCGTTCCCATCACCACTTATGTGGCAGAACTTTATAACTGGCAGGCCTCCTTTTACCTTTCAGGGCTCATTAACCTGATCGCCTTTGCAGGGCTGGTGGCTTACATCCCCTCTATGCCGGTAAAGGAAAATGTAACACCGGAAAACCAGTTAAAAATATTAGGCAAACCACAGCTCTGGGTAAACCTGGTTGCTACATTGATCATGATCGCTGGTATGTTTGCCACCTTTGGTTACCTCGCGGAATTTTTAGGAAAGATCTCTCATATGAGCGGAGGTCACATCAGTCTCATGTTGTTACTGTTCGGCACCACCGGTATCGTTGGTAACTGGCTTACAGGGATTGCCTTAAGTAAAAATGTGATCCTTACCACCAGGGTATTCCTGCTTTCGCTGGTAGCAGTACATCTCCTGGCCTATGCTTTCGGCGGATTATTTGTACCCATGGCTATCATCATATCCATCTGGGGATTCATCCATACCGGCGGGTTCTTAATCGGGCAGACGCGCTCTACATCCGAAGCGCCTGAAGCAACGGAACTGGCAGCCAGCCTGATGGTTTCTTTCGGGAACGCAGGTGTAACATTAGGCTCCTTATTAGGTGGATTTATGATCATCCATTATGGCATTCAACAGGTGATCTGGATCAGTATCGTCCTGTTTGCCGTAGCCTTTGGATTAACCTTTGTGAAAGTGCGGAAATTAGTTACGCAGGAAGTGGAAGAAGAAACAACAGAAGAAGCAGAATTGGAAGAAGAACCTGTGCTTGAGCTTGCGAGGGACTAA
- a CDS encoding ArsR/SmtB family transcription factor translates to MDSKKFEKISKALSDSSRIAILEKFKKKKDDCLYCTEVHDFLDLAQPSISHHLKQLVDADLLIPEKEGRNLKYLLNQAVLDDYIKFLSALKC, encoded by the coding sequence ATGGACAGTAAAAAGTTTGAAAAGATCTCTAAAGCCTTGAGTGACTCAAGCAGAATTGCTATTCTCGAGAAGTTCAAAAAGAAAAAAGACGACTGTTTATACTGCACCGAAGTACACGATTTTCTTGACCTGGCCCAACCCTCCATTTCTCATCACCTGAAGCAACTGGTTGACGCGGACCTTCTCATTCCTGAAAAAGAAGGACGAAACCTGAAGTACTTATTAAACCAGGCCGTCCTGGATGATTACATTAAATTTCTTAGCGCACTGAAATGCTAA
- a CDS encoding proline dehydrogenase family protein: MLHKELMDQAAAALRKAALNEDAKAYLLANQELNGLFKKGAKRYLGGDDLLESISTLKALNARGFACSTDFMGESIRKEEEANKATAEFLRVCEAIGTHGLNSSISLDLSHIGLVIDKELAMQNLSKICDAAEKIGKEVVISAEGIDRTDSIHEVYKTLSGKYPHLCITVQAYLYRSKDDLIELKKLPNKIRLVKGAFDVPDHVAYKRGEALNKVYLEYAYGLLSTDHHCSIATHDILIQEAVKEILLTIQPDKERYEFESLLGIENDLLAALKEEGHRCRIYVVYGQEWYLYLLNRVAEYPPSIFQVLLDIMT; encoded by the coding sequence ATGTTACACAAAGAACTCATGGACCAGGCTGCTGCTGCATTACGCAAAGCGGCTTTAAATGAAGATGCCAAAGCTTACCTGCTTGCCAATCAGGAATTGAACGGCTTATTTAAGAAAGGGGCTAAAAGGTATCTTGGCGGAGATGATCTGCTGGAATCAATTTCAACCCTTAAAGCATTAAATGCCCGCGGTTTTGCCTGTTCCACAGATTTTATGGGAGAAAGTATCCGGAAGGAAGAGGAGGCGAATAAAGCAACAGCCGAGTTCCTCCGGGTATGTGAGGCCATCGGTACACATGGATTGAACAGCAGTATTTCCCTGGACCTTTCGCACATTGGTTTGGTGATAGATAAAGAACTGGCGATGCAGAACCTGTCAAAGATCTGCGATGCTGCTGAAAAGATAGGGAAGGAAGTAGTGATCAGTGCGGAAGGAATTGACAGAACAGATAGTATCCATGAGGTATACAAAACACTCAGTGGAAAGTATCCTCATTTATGCATTACTGTACAGGCATATCTCTACAGGAGTAAAGATGATCTGATAGAACTGAAAAAGCTGCCGAATAAGATCCGGCTGGTGAAAGGGGCTTTTGATGTACCGGACCATGTTGCCTATAAAAGAGGCGAAGCGTTAAATAAAGTATACCTGGAATACGCATACGGGTTATTATCAACTGATCATCACTGCTCTATTGCCACGCATGATATCCTTATCCAGGAAGCTGTGAAGGAAATACTGCTCACCATTCAGCCTGATAAAGAAAGATATGAATTTGAAAGCCTGCTCGGTATTGAAAACGACCTTTTAGCAGCATTGAAGGAAGAAGGACATCGTTGCCGGATCTATGTTGTATACGGCCAGGAATGGTATCTCTACCTGTTGAACAGGGTGGCGGAATATCCGCCCAGCATATTCCAGGTATTGCTTGATATTATGACTTAA
- a CDS encoding arylsulfatase, translated as MIRQLASLLILTAAYAPAAMAQQQKPPNIIFIIADDLGYGNLTAYNPAHKVPTPNIDRLAKEGIKFTRFYSGSTVCAPSRCALMTGKHMGHAYIRGNSREPIRLQDTTLATRLRNNGYTTGMFGKWGLGEENTTGAPELQGFDAFYGYLNQTHAHHYYTNRLFEIQHGKTVRVELDSTQYTDELIIQKALSFIEDNRNKPFFLYLPLTIPHAELHAPPVFMRRYQNADGSSKLGPETPFVTGNIASYHSQPQPHAAFAAMISKLDDDVARVLALVKSLGMDDNTYIFFTSDNGPHKEGGGDPEFFDSNGPLRGIKRDLYEGGIRVPLLVRAPGKVPANVTRNDIWAFWDVLPTLCSLTNTAVPAGIDGISFTNALKGKKQVQQHAYLYWQFNEKQYKEAVVQGDWKLVKIKSKGEPGVVELYNLANDIGEQHNLANQQPRKVKELSALAAKSKTPAELKAFDWKIE; from the coding sequence ATGATCAGACAATTAGCAAGCCTCCTGATACTTACGGCAGCATATGCTCCCGCCGCAATGGCACAACAGCAAAAGCCGCCCAATATCATCTTCATCATTGCAGATGACCTGGGATATGGTAACCTTACTGCTTATAATCCAGCGCACAAAGTGCCTACGCCTAATATCGACAGGCTGGCAAAAGAAGGTATTAAATTCACCCGGTTCTATTCCGGCAGTACAGTATGTGCCCCCAGCCGCTGTGCTTTGATGACGGGGAAACACATGGGCCATGCTTATATCCGTGGCAACAGCCGTGAGCCTATCCGTTTGCAGGATACCACACTGGCCACCCGTTTGCGTAATAATGGATATACCACAGGCATGTTTGGTAAATGGGGATTGGGAGAGGAGAATACTACAGGGGCTCCGGAGCTGCAAGGCTTTGATGCTTTTTATGGTTACCTGAATCAAACACATGCACATCATTATTATACCAACCGCCTGTTTGAAATACAGCATGGAAAAACGGTAAGGGTTGAACTGGATTCCACGCAGTATACTGATGAACTGATCATACAGAAGGCCCTGAGCTTTATAGAGGATAACAGGAACAAACCCTTCTTCCTGTATCTTCCTTTAACGATCCCGCATGCGGAATTACATGCGCCCCCAGTTTTCATGAGACGTTATCAAAACGCAGATGGCAGCAGTAAACTGGGGCCTGAAACACCTTTTGTAACAGGTAACATAGCCAGTTATCATTCCCAGCCACAACCGCATGCCGCTTTTGCTGCCATGATCTCCAAACTGGATGATGATGTGGCGCGTGTACTGGCATTGGTGAAATCCCTGGGGATGGATGATAATACCTACATATTTTTCACGAGTGATAACGGTCCGCATAAAGAAGGTGGTGGAGATCCTGAATTCTTTGACAGCAATGGCCCTTTACGGGGAATTAAAAGAGATCTGTATGAAGGGGGCATCCGTGTACCGTTATTGGTAAGGGCACCGGGAAAAGTTCCGGCTAATGTTACCCGTAACGATATTTGGGCTTTCTGGGATGTATTGCCAACCCTGTGTAGTCTTACGAATACCGCTGTGCCTGCAGGGATCGATGGCATCTCTTTTACAAATGCCCTTAAGGGGAAAAAGCAGGTACAGCAACATGCATATTTATATTGGCAATTCAATGAAAAGCAATATAAAGAAGCAGTGGTGCAAGGGGATTGGAAACTGGTAAAAATTAAATCGAAAGGAGAACCCGGGGTAGTAGAGTTGTATAACCTGGCGAATGATATAGGAGAGCAGCATAACCTGGCCAATCAGCAACCCCGTAAGGTAAAGGAGCTAAGTGCATTGGCGGCGAAGTCGAAAACACCTGCGGAACTCAAAGCTTTTGATTGGAAGATCGAATAA
- a CDS encoding LytR/AlgR family response regulator transcription factor encodes MLTAIIIDDEQKGRLALREKLHDYCPDVKLIGEAADGIEGLQLIREKKPAIVFLDIEMPRMDGFDMLQELPEKNFHLIFTTAYDQYAIKAIRYAAFDYLLKPIDIEELRNAVKRAGTQSQPHTNEKLEVLQQNLQTRQQLNKIAIPTLEGMLFFNTTDIVHLEAQSNYTTIYFTNAPKLIASRTLKEFEELLPSDIFFRTHHSFIINLHHIKRYIKGDGGQIEMQNGHFALLSRRKKDGFMEIWGGMI; translated from the coding sequence ATGCTCACAGCTATTATCATAGACGATGAACAAAAAGGGCGCCTCGCGCTCCGGGAAAAACTGCACGACTACTGTCCGGATGTAAAACTGATCGGTGAAGCGGCAGATGGTATAGAAGGTCTGCAACTCATCAGGGAAAAGAAACCTGCTATTGTTTTCCTGGATATTGAAATGCCCCGCATGGATGGATTTGACATGCTGCAGGAACTGCCGGAGAAAAATTTTCACCTGATCTTTACTACCGCATATGATCAATATGCCATTAAAGCCATCCGGTATGCCGCGTTTGATTATCTGCTAAAGCCAATAGACATTGAAGAACTCAGAAATGCTGTTAAAAGAGCAGGCACCCAATCGCAGCCACATACTAACGAAAAGCTGGAAGTATTACAGCAGAACCTGCAAACCAGGCAACAACTGAATAAAATTGCCATCCCTACCCTGGAAGGCATGCTCTTCTTTAATACCACAGACATTGTGCACCTGGAAGCCCAGAGCAACTATACTACTATTTATTTCACCAATGCGCCCAAACTGATCGCATCGCGCACCCTGAAAGAATTTGAAGAATTACTCCCCTCAGATATTTTCTTCCGCACACATCATTCTTTCATCATCAACTTACATCATATCAAACGTTACATCAAAGGAGATGGCGGACAGATTGAAATGCAGAACGGGCATTTTGCATTACTGTCCCGGCGAAAGAAAGATGGATTCATGGAGATCTGGGGCGGAATGATATAA